The Bombus huntii isolate Logan2020A chromosome 6, iyBomHunt1.1, whole genome shotgun sequence genome window below encodes:
- the LOC126867098 gene encoding transcription initiation factor TFIID subunit 3 isoform X1 has protein sequence MELICGYIKLYSYNKIDVNLKMSIEYSRSVLKMVVAQICQTIGWHSINSTPLEFMVDLMQEYILQISRLAHQYAEILGRTEANLDDLGLAFRHMNIDIQELTEYIKNVDSVPCPVTVPKFPVQRENHLNFLKPGSREVVTRPVHVHEHLPAMFPDTEEEYIAEKAENLLNGTSDLTLNSGTSSNSSINVSPHRMSPQVVFKRPGDPVSFESPITKRVKVLEEGRPLREIHSVMMTTSGFLSPAREGKLPEARTPHQTCSDSSQPSSYPMVPPELKYDKKPKKIVKKGLEDCKLDKENKKKNRAKELFKPDKIDDNKIKKLAGMKELAKLKPLKSVGGKLQSTMPSSSSRPSTPKLVSPKTAISPKLQKSTQPKTKPEKLVDVTGRSPPSNEKKEDTIDKLPSEPDKQKLNIFKKISKPREDKEKDISDIQHKYKELDSRESSPGLVIDENIDKQALRNDSDVKREEKKTPHTPDVHLQPDGGELIGLQSPGSDVYMFDDMSPPGTPSTPRTPELNMPTTPTDHKKKRKEKINKKKELKSRSPKHCVSPKKTKIINDAPEQDILDRPKTPQAPEPQISKEPSFPPTLPFPFFPTFPPAPGLIPHPMFPRFPLPIGRGSSGAHPAMSNLPLPPRFLNLPPKSEDFSTLQRTKSLDREKLPSTPSSTEATPSMTKYEKTEREKGDKSKAVKQDKEIPPPVPTSTVAPPLSSALAAPNMYPKPVPIVPLLSSKSPKIEKQDKNDKKSKEHKKEKKDKLKKKKDKKEKHKEKGEKIKEKKDKMDKKEKVDKIKEKKEKKDKRKEKEKEDKISEAVPKITLKLGTASPRPPTPDAAPMKKMEMCYRTIKTLLKKPEDETKREPSPELAKISALVTRPPKQKSASKKTEEGTLDGSPALPTDTFSANLTSVPLATVPRAKKSLFKALPQRETPPSQFDPAPKLPPPLTQQQPPPYYFRRKQMQLLKRMMLRKTKKMAGLRCPQHQPLLWIKVVIKFGSVLHVVTKMMDHLWLVVMIVMHGIIGCVLVCKYHQLTMRIGTVAPV, from the exons ATGGAATTAATTTGTggttacataaaattatattcgtataataaaatcgatgtaaat ttGAAGATGTCAATAGAATATAGTAGGAGTGTTTTAAAAATGGTGGTTGCTCAAATTTGTCAAACGATTGGATGGCATTCAATCAATTCTACACCATTAGAATTTATGGTTGATCTTATGcaagaatatattttacaaatttcaagACTTGCTCATCAATATGCAGAAATCT TGGGAAGAACAGAAGCAAATCTTGATGATTTAGGTTTAGCATTTCGACATATGAATATTGATATACAAGAGTTAacagaatatataaaaaatgtagatTCTGTCCCATGTCCTGTAACAGTACCAAAATTTCCGGTTCAACGAGAAAATCATCTAAATTTTTTGAAACCTGGAAGCCGGGAAGTTGTAACAAGGCCCGTACATGTACATGAACATTTACCAGCCATGTTTCCTGATACTGAAG AAGAATATATAGCAGAGAAagcagaaaatttattaaatggAACATCCGACTTAACATTGAATAGTGGTACATCAAGTAACAGTTCTATAAATGTATCTCCTCATAGGATGTCACCACAAGTAGTATTTAAGCGACCAGGAGATCCTGTCTCATTTGAAAGTCCTATAACAAAGCGTGTAAAAGTACTGGAAGAAGGTAGACCATTACGTGAAATTCATAGTGTCATGATGACTACTTCAGGTTTTTTATCGCCTGCTCGAGAAGGAAAACTACCTGAAGCAAGAACCCCCCATCAAACTTGTTCAGATTCGTCACAACCTAGTTCTTATCCTATGGTACCCCCCGAACTAAAGTATGATAAAAAACCGAAAAAGATTGTAAAGAAAGGATTAGAAGATTGTAAACTtgataaagaaaataagaaaaagaatcgTGCTAAGGAATTATTTAAACCAGATAAGATAgacgataataaaattaaaaagttggCTGGTATGAAAGAATTAGCTAAATTAAAACCTTTAAAGTCAGTAGGTGGGAAATTACAAAGTACTATGCCAAGCTCATCAAGCAGACCATCTACTCCTAAATTAGTATCACCTAAAACAGCTATTAGcccaaaattacaaaaaagtACACAACCAAAGACAAAACCAGAAAAATTAGTCGACGTTACTGGTAGATCTCCACCAtctaatgaaaaaaaagaagacacTATTGATAAACTTCCATCAGAGCCAGATAAGCAAAAAttgaacatttttaaaaagatttcAAAACCACGAGAGGATAAAGAAAAAGACATATCAGACATACAACATAAATACAAAGAACTTGATTCAAGAGAAAGTTCACCTGGTTTAGTTATTGatgaaaatattgataaaCAAGCATTGCGTAATGATAGTGATGtgaaacgagaagaaaaaaagactCCACATACGCCAGACGTCCACCTTCAACCAGATGGAGGAGAATTAATTGGTTTACAAAGTCCAGGATCAGATGTTTACATGTTTGATGATATGTCACCACCAGGAACTCCCAGTACACCAAGAACTCCGGAATTGAACATGCCCACAACACCTACAGAtcataaaaagaagagaaaagaaaagattaataaaaaaaaggaattaaaaTCAAGAAGCCCAAAACATTGCGTTAGTCCAAAAAAG ACAAAGATTATCAACGATGCGCCAGAACAGGATATACTAGATCGACCGAAAACACCACAGGCACCTGAACCTCAGATTTCCAAAGAACCAAGTTTTCCACCGACACTTccatttccttttttccccACATTTCCTCCAGCACCTGGTTTAATACCGCATCCAATGTTTCCTAGATTTCCATTACCTATAGGAAGAGGTAGTAGTGGCGCTCATCCAGCAATGTCAAATTTACCATTACCACCTCGCTTTTTAAATTTACCACCAAAATCTGAAGATTTCTCCACTTTACAAAGAACCAAATCTCTCGATCGGGAAAAGCTTCCTTCAACACCTTCCTCTACTGAAGCAACGCCTTCAATGACAAAATACGAAAAAACggagagagaaaaaggagaTAAATCAAAGGCGGTTAAACAGGACAAAGAGATACCTCCACCAGTTCCTACGAGTACCGTTGCACCGCCTTTATCATCTGCACTTGCAGCACCAAATATGTACCCTAAACCAGTACCTATTGTGCCGTTATTATCTTCAAAAAGTCCCAAAATTGAAAAACAGGATAAAAATGATaag aaatCAAAGGAAcataagaaagaaaagaaagataaattaaaaaagaagaaagataagaaagaaaagcACAAAGAGAAAGgggagaaaataaaagaaaaaaaggataaaatggataaaaaggaaaaggtggataaaattaaagaaaagaaagaaaagaaagataagcgaaaagagaaagag aaagaagataaaatttcAGAAGCTGTACCAAAAATAACACTAAAATTAGGTACAGCTTCTCCAAGACCTCCAACGCCTGATGCTGCTCCGATGAAGAAAAT GGAAATGTGTTATAGAACTATAAAGACATTGCTGAAGAAGCCCGAGGATGAGACGAAACGAGAACCAAGTCCTGAGTTGGCGAAAATATCAGCATTAGTAACGCGGCCGCCAAAGCAAAAGTCGGCAAGTAAGAAAACAGAGGAGGGAACATTAGATGGAAGCCCTGCTCTTCCTACAGATACTTTCTCTGCCAATCTTACTAGTGTGCCACTTGCAACAGTTCCTCGAGCAAAGAAATCTCTCTTCAAAGCCTTACCTCAAAGAGAGACTCCTCCATCTCAATTTGATCCTGCTCCTAAGCTCCCACCTCCTCTGACGCAACAACAACCACCACCGTATTATTTT AGACGAAAGCAGATGCAGCTCTTAAAAAGGATGATGCTAAGGAAGACAAAGAAAATGGCAGGATTGCGCTGCCCCCAACACCAACCACTACTGTG GATCAAGGTGGTCATAAAGTTTGGTTCTGTCCTGCATGTGGTAACCAAGATGATGGATCACCTATGGTTGGTTGTGATGATTGTGATGCATGGTATCATTG GGTGTGTGTTGGTATGCAAGTACCACCAGCTGACAATGAGGATTGGTACTGTCGCACCTGTATAG
- the LOC126867098 gene encoding transcription initiation factor TFIID subunit 3 isoform X8 — MELICGYIKLYSYNKIDVNLKMSIEYSRSVLKMVVAQICQTIGWHSINSTPLEFMVDLMQEYILQISRLAHQYAEILGRTEANLDDLGLAFRHMNIDIQELTEYIKNVDSVPCPVTVPKFPVQRENHLNFLKPGSREVVTRPVHVHEHLPAMFPDTEEEYIAEKAENLLNGTSDLTLNSGTSSNSSINVSPHRMSPQVVFKRPGDPVSFESPITKRVKVLEEGRPLREIHSVMMTTSGFLSPAREGKLPEARTPHQTCSDSSQPSSYPMVPPELKYDKKPKKIVKKGLEDCKLDKENKKKNRAKELFKPDKIDDNKIKKLAGMKELAKLKPLKSVGGKLQSTMPSSSSRPSTPKLVSPKTAISPKLQKSTQPKTKPEKLVDVTGRSPPSNEKKEDTIDKLPSEPDKQKLNIFKKISKPREDKEKDISDIQHKYKELDSRESSPGLVIDENIDKQALRNDSDVKREEKKTPHTPDVHLQPDGGELIGLQSPGSDVYMFDDMSPPGTPSTPRTPELNMPTTPTDHKKKRKEKINKKKELKSRSPKHCVSPKKTKIINDAPEQDILDRPKTPQAPEPQISKEPSFPPTLPFPFFPTFPPAPGLIPHPMFPRFPLPIGRGSSGAHPAMSNLPLPPRFLNLPPKSEDFSTLQRTKSLDREKLPSTPSSTEATPSMTKYEKTEREKGDKSKAVKQDKEIPPPVPTSTVAPPLSSALAAPNMYPKPVPIVPLLSSKSPKIEKQDKNDKKSKEHKKEKKDKLKKKKDKKEKHKEKGEKIKEKKDKMDKKEKVDKIKEKKEKKDKRKEKEKEDKISEAVPKITLKLGTASPRPPTPDAAPMKKMEMCYRTIKTLLKKPEDETKREPSPELAKISALVTRPPKQKSASKKTEEGTLDGSPALPTDTFSANLTSVPLATVPRAKKSLFKALPQRETPPSQFDPAPKLPPPLTQQQPPPYYFFFRIKVVIKFGSVLHVVTKMMDHLWLVVMIVMHGIIGCVLVCKYHQLTMRIGTVAPV; from the exons ATGGAATTAATTTGTggttacataaaattatattcgtataataaaatcgatgtaaat ttGAAGATGTCAATAGAATATAGTAGGAGTGTTTTAAAAATGGTGGTTGCTCAAATTTGTCAAACGATTGGATGGCATTCAATCAATTCTACACCATTAGAATTTATGGTTGATCTTATGcaagaatatattttacaaatttcaagACTTGCTCATCAATATGCAGAAATCT TGGGAAGAACAGAAGCAAATCTTGATGATTTAGGTTTAGCATTTCGACATATGAATATTGATATACAAGAGTTAacagaatatataaaaaatgtagatTCTGTCCCATGTCCTGTAACAGTACCAAAATTTCCGGTTCAACGAGAAAATCATCTAAATTTTTTGAAACCTGGAAGCCGGGAAGTTGTAACAAGGCCCGTACATGTACATGAACATTTACCAGCCATGTTTCCTGATACTGAAG AAGAATATATAGCAGAGAAagcagaaaatttattaaatggAACATCCGACTTAACATTGAATAGTGGTACATCAAGTAACAGTTCTATAAATGTATCTCCTCATAGGATGTCACCACAAGTAGTATTTAAGCGACCAGGAGATCCTGTCTCATTTGAAAGTCCTATAACAAAGCGTGTAAAAGTACTGGAAGAAGGTAGACCATTACGTGAAATTCATAGTGTCATGATGACTACTTCAGGTTTTTTATCGCCTGCTCGAGAAGGAAAACTACCTGAAGCAAGAACCCCCCATCAAACTTGTTCAGATTCGTCACAACCTAGTTCTTATCCTATGGTACCCCCCGAACTAAAGTATGATAAAAAACCGAAAAAGATTGTAAAGAAAGGATTAGAAGATTGTAAACTtgataaagaaaataagaaaaagaatcgTGCTAAGGAATTATTTAAACCAGATAAGATAgacgataataaaattaaaaagttggCTGGTATGAAAGAATTAGCTAAATTAAAACCTTTAAAGTCAGTAGGTGGGAAATTACAAAGTACTATGCCAAGCTCATCAAGCAGACCATCTACTCCTAAATTAGTATCACCTAAAACAGCTATTAGcccaaaattacaaaaaagtACACAACCAAAGACAAAACCAGAAAAATTAGTCGACGTTACTGGTAGATCTCCACCAtctaatgaaaaaaaagaagacacTATTGATAAACTTCCATCAGAGCCAGATAAGCAAAAAttgaacatttttaaaaagatttcAAAACCACGAGAGGATAAAGAAAAAGACATATCAGACATACAACATAAATACAAAGAACTTGATTCAAGAGAAAGTTCACCTGGTTTAGTTATTGatgaaaatattgataaaCAAGCATTGCGTAATGATAGTGATGtgaaacgagaagaaaaaaagactCCACATACGCCAGACGTCCACCTTCAACCAGATGGAGGAGAATTAATTGGTTTACAAAGTCCAGGATCAGATGTTTACATGTTTGATGATATGTCACCACCAGGAACTCCCAGTACACCAAGAACTCCGGAATTGAACATGCCCACAACACCTACAGAtcataaaaagaagagaaaagaaaagattaataaaaaaaaggaattaaaaTCAAGAAGCCCAAAACATTGCGTTAGTCCAAAAAAG ACAAAGATTATCAACGATGCGCCAGAACAGGATATACTAGATCGACCGAAAACACCACAGGCACCTGAACCTCAGATTTCCAAAGAACCAAGTTTTCCACCGACACTTccatttccttttttccccACATTTCCTCCAGCACCTGGTTTAATACCGCATCCAATGTTTCCTAGATTTCCATTACCTATAGGAAGAGGTAGTAGTGGCGCTCATCCAGCAATGTCAAATTTACCATTACCACCTCGCTTTTTAAATTTACCACCAAAATCTGAAGATTTCTCCACTTTACAAAGAACCAAATCTCTCGATCGGGAAAAGCTTCCTTCAACACCTTCCTCTACTGAAGCAACGCCTTCAATGACAAAATACGAAAAAACggagagagaaaaaggagaTAAATCAAAGGCGGTTAAACAGGACAAAGAGATACCTCCACCAGTTCCTACGAGTACCGTTGCACCGCCTTTATCATCTGCACTTGCAGCACCAAATATGTACCCTAAACCAGTACCTATTGTGCCGTTATTATCTTCAAAAAGTCCCAAAATTGAAAAACAGGATAAAAATGATaag aaatCAAAGGAAcataagaaagaaaagaaagataaattaaaaaagaagaaagataagaaagaaaagcACAAAGAGAAAGgggagaaaataaaagaaaaaaaggataaaatggataaaaaggaaaaggtggataaaattaaagaaaagaaagaaaagaaagataagcgaaaagagaaagag aaagaagataaaatttcAGAAGCTGTACCAAAAATAACACTAAAATTAGGTACAGCTTCTCCAAGACCTCCAACGCCTGATGCTGCTCCGATGAAGAAAAT GGAAATGTGTTATAGAACTATAAAGACATTGCTGAAGAAGCCCGAGGATGAGACGAAACGAGAACCAAGTCCTGAGTTGGCGAAAATATCAGCATTAGTAACGCGGCCGCCAAAGCAAAAGTCGGCAAGTAAGAAAACAGAGGAGGGAACATTAGATGGAAGCCCTGCTCTTCCTACAGATACTTTCTCTGCCAATCTTACTAGTGTGCCACTTGCAACAGTTCCTCGAGCAAAGAAATCTCTCTTCAAAGCCTTACCTCAAAGAGAGACTCCTCCATCTCAATTTGATCCTGCTCCTAAGCTCCCACCTCCTCTGACGCAACAACAACCACCACCGTATTATTTT TTTTTCAGGATCAAGGTGGTCATAAAGTTTGGTTCTGTCCTGCATGTGGTAACCAAGATGATGGATCACCTATGGTTGGTTGTGATGATTGTGATGCATGGTATCATTG GGTGTGTGTTGGTATGCAAGTACCACCAGCTGACAATGAGGATTGGTACTGTCGCACCTGTATAG
- the LOC126867098 gene encoding transcription initiation factor TFIID subunit 3 isoform X4: MELICGYIKLYSYNKIDVNLKMSIEYSRSVLKMVVAQICQTIGWHSINSTPLEFMVDLMQEYILQISRLAHQYAEILGRTEANLDDLGLAFRHMNIDIQELTEYIKNVDSVPCPVTVPKFPVQRENHLNFLKPGSREVVTRPVHVHEHLPAMFPDTEEEYIAEKAENLLNGTSDLTLNSGTSSNSSINVSPHRMSPQVVFKRPGDPVSFESPITKRVKVLEEGRPLREIHSVMMTTSGFLSPAREGKLPEARTPHQTCSDSSQPSSYPMVPPELKYDKKPKKIVKKGLEDCKLDKENKKKNRAKELFKPDKIDDNKIKKLAGMKELAKLKPLKSVGGKLQSTMPSSSSRPSTPKLVSPKTAISPKLQKSTQPKTKPEKLVDVTGRSPPSNEKKEDTIDKLPSEPDKQKLNIFKKISKPREDKEKDISDIQHKYKELDSRESSPGLVIDENIDKQALRNDSDVKREEKKTPHTPDVHLQPDGGELIGLQSPGSDVYMFDDMSPPGTPSTPRTPELNMPTTPTDHKKKRKEKINKKKELKSRSPKHCVSPKKTKIINDAPEQDILDRPKTPQAPEPQISKEPSFPPTLPFPFFPTFPPAPGLIPHPMFPRFPLPIGRGSSGAHPAMSNLPLPPRFLNLPPKSEDFSTLQRTKSLDREKLPSTPSSTEATPSMTKYEKTEREKGDKSKAVKQDKEIPPPVPTSTVAPPLSSALAAPNMYPKPVPIVPLLSSKSPKIEKQDKNDKKSKEHKKEKKDKLKKKKDKKEKHKEKGEKIKEKKDKMDKKEKVDKIKEKKEKKDKRKEKEKEDKISEAVPKITLKLGTASPRPPTPDAAPMKKITIKTLLKKPEDETKREPSPELAKISALVTRPPKQKSASKKTEEGTLDGSPALPTDTFSANLTSVPLATVPRAKKSLFKALPQRETPPSQFDPAPKLPPPLTQQQPPPYYFDQGGHKVWFCPACGNQDDGSPMVGCDDCDAWYHWVCVGMQVPPADNEDWYCRTCIAKKQELHHDKKKKKRKKKVKVAA; this comes from the exons ATGGAATTAATTTGTggttacataaaattatattcgtataataaaatcgatgtaaat ttGAAGATGTCAATAGAATATAGTAGGAGTGTTTTAAAAATGGTGGTTGCTCAAATTTGTCAAACGATTGGATGGCATTCAATCAATTCTACACCATTAGAATTTATGGTTGATCTTATGcaagaatatattttacaaatttcaagACTTGCTCATCAATATGCAGAAATCT TGGGAAGAACAGAAGCAAATCTTGATGATTTAGGTTTAGCATTTCGACATATGAATATTGATATACAAGAGTTAacagaatatataaaaaatgtagatTCTGTCCCATGTCCTGTAACAGTACCAAAATTTCCGGTTCAACGAGAAAATCATCTAAATTTTTTGAAACCTGGAAGCCGGGAAGTTGTAACAAGGCCCGTACATGTACATGAACATTTACCAGCCATGTTTCCTGATACTGAAG AAGAATATATAGCAGAGAAagcagaaaatttattaaatggAACATCCGACTTAACATTGAATAGTGGTACATCAAGTAACAGTTCTATAAATGTATCTCCTCATAGGATGTCACCACAAGTAGTATTTAAGCGACCAGGAGATCCTGTCTCATTTGAAAGTCCTATAACAAAGCGTGTAAAAGTACTGGAAGAAGGTAGACCATTACGTGAAATTCATAGTGTCATGATGACTACTTCAGGTTTTTTATCGCCTGCTCGAGAAGGAAAACTACCTGAAGCAAGAACCCCCCATCAAACTTGTTCAGATTCGTCACAACCTAGTTCTTATCCTATGGTACCCCCCGAACTAAAGTATGATAAAAAACCGAAAAAGATTGTAAAGAAAGGATTAGAAGATTGTAAACTtgataaagaaaataagaaaaagaatcgTGCTAAGGAATTATTTAAACCAGATAAGATAgacgataataaaattaaaaagttggCTGGTATGAAAGAATTAGCTAAATTAAAACCTTTAAAGTCAGTAGGTGGGAAATTACAAAGTACTATGCCAAGCTCATCAAGCAGACCATCTACTCCTAAATTAGTATCACCTAAAACAGCTATTAGcccaaaattacaaaaaagtACACAACCAAAGACAAAACCAGAAAAATTAGTCGACGTTACTGGTAGATCTCCACCAtctaatgaaaaaaaagaagacacTATTGATAAACTTCCATCAGAGCCAGATAAGCAAAAAttgaacatttttaaaaagatttcAAAACCACGAGAGGATAAAGAAAAAGACATATCAGACATACAACATAAATACAAAGAACTTGATTCAAGAGAAAGTTCACCTGGTTTAGTTATTGatgaaaatattgataaaCAAGCATTGCGTAATGATAGTGATGtgaaacgagaagaaaaaaagactCCACATACGCCAGACGTCCACCTTCAACCAGATGGAGGAGAATTAATTGGTTTACAAAGTCCAGGATCAGATGTTTACATGTTTGATGATATGTCACCACCAGGAACTCCCAGTACACCAAGAACTCCGGAATTGAACATGCCCACAACACCTACAGAtcataaaaagaagagaaaagaaaagattaataaaaaaaaggaattaaaaTCAAGAAGCCCAAAACATTGCGTTAGTCCAAAAAAG ACAAAGATTATCAACGATGCGCCAGAACAGGATATACTAGATCGACCGAAAACACCACAGGCACCTGAACCTCAGATTTCCAAAGAACCAAGTTTTCCACCGACACTTccatttccttttttccccACATTTCCTCCAGCACCTGGTTTAATACCGCATCCAATGTTTCCTAGATTTCCATTACCTATAGGAAGAGGTAGTAGTGGCGCTCATCCAGCAATGTCAAATTTACCATTACCACCTCGCTTTTTAAATTTACCACCAAAATCTGAAGATTTCTCCACTTTACAAAGAACCAAATCTCTCGATCGGGAAAAGCTTCCTTCAACACCTTCCTCTACTGAAGCAACGCCTTCAATGACAAAATACGAAAAAACggagagagaaaaaggagaTAAATCAAAGGCGGTTAAACAGGACAAAGAGATACCTCCACCAGTTCCTACGAGTACCGTTGCACCGCCTTTATCATCTGCACTTGCAGCACCAAATATGTACCCTAAACCAGTACCTATTGTGCCGTTATTATCTTCAAAAAGTCCCAAAATTGAAAAACAGGATAAAAATGATaag aaatCAAAGGAAcataagaaagaaaagaaagataaattaaaaaagaagaaagataagaaagaaaagcACAAAGAGAAAGgggagaaaataaaagaaaaaaaggataaaatggataaaaaggaaaaggtggataaaattaaagaaaagaaagaaaagaaagataagcgaaaagagaaagag aaagaagataaaatttcAGAAGCTGTACCAAAAATAACACTAAAATTAGGTACAGCTTCTCCAAGACCTCCAACGCCTGATGCTGCTCCGATGAAGAAAAT AACTATAAAGACATTGCTGAAGAAGCCCGAGGATGAGACGAAACGAGAACCAAGTCCTGAGTTGGCGAAAATATCAGCATTAGTAACGCGGCCGCCAAAGCAAAAGTCGGCAAGTAAGAAAACAGAGGAGGGAACATTAGATGGAAGCCCTGCTCTTCCTACAGATACTTTCTCTGCCAATCTTACTAGTGTGCCACTTGCAACAGTTCCTCGAGCAAAGAAATCTCTCTTCAAAGCCTTACCTCAAAGAGAGACTCCTCCATCTCAATTTGATCCTGCTCCTAAGCTCCCACCTCCTCTGACGCAACAACAACCACCACCGTATTATTTT GATCAAGGTGGTCATAAAGTTTGGTTCTGTCCTGCATGTGGTAACCAAGATGATGGATCACCTATGGTTGGTTGTGATGATTGTGATGCATGGTATCATTG GGTGTGTGTTGGTATGCAAGTACCACCAGCTGACAATGAGGATTGGTACTGTCGCACCTGTATAGCCAAAAAACAAGAACTTCATCatgataaaaagaagaaaaagaggaagaaaaaagtgAAAGTTGCTGCCTAG